GTCTTTCTCAGCTAGAGATTCTCAAACTGACTGATCAAATAGTGGTTAGTACTTAGTATATGTAATTATCATGTATTagttttccttctctttgttGGATTATATTAGTCCCTTActccttgtttctttttcagcCCTATAAGAGGGATCATATATTTCCTATATTAGCAAATCTAAAGCATTTGgaaataatatttgaagaagACAATGTTTGTGGCCTTCTTCAGTTAACTTCCTTCTTTAGGGCATCTCCGTGCCTGCACAGACTTGTGTTGTACTTGCAGGTATGCATATTCTCACTTGGTAGATTATTTTCTCAGTAAAACTTGGTAGTTGTATGTGTACGTTGGGTGATTTTGTTTCTGAGATTCACTGGATGGTTTTGAACTTTTACCATCCTGTTATGTGATGCATCTTTTACTTTCATTGTGAAACGTGCATTTTCTTCATATAGAATTGCAAAATCATGTTAACCACTATAATAAATGAGGTAAAAGGTTATATGTTCCTAGAACCTAACCCTCTGTTTGGATGAAGTAATTGAAAATTgcataaaattgtaaaatgacggaatttttagatttccatcatttcaatttctggcaattgaagatttcagtgtttggatttatgcatgtcgaattttgtaaatgacgGAATTTTGTAAATAGCACCatggaaattgtgaaatgacgCCTATAttggtggaaattaaactcGGGAATTTGATGCCCTAATTTCCACGATTTTTTCCTCgcgtcatttaataaattccacgcttaagttgccaaacaagggaattgtcaatttctcttcttaaATTCCCAACTTTTAGCCAAATTCTGAGTTATTTTCCTTCATCCAAACGAAgggtaattgaaatttcatcaATTGAGATCTGTTATATTGTTCACTTGATATTGGACGCCAGCATGCACACATCCCAATTGTTTCTTTCTATTgccatgatttttttattcaatacaTGGGTTTCATGGCTTACACATATAATGTCCTTATTTAAGTTGAGTGTCCCTTTGAAATGTTAGGCTCTTTAGTTTAAACTTCTGTGTTAACATTATTTCTTCAAcctattctatatatatatatatatatatatatatatatatatcttcgCAGttgatgaatttaattttatgtttgttgaaatgaattttatttcagAGAGGCTGTGTTTTTATAATGAACGTTTGGATTAGTGTGGTAGAATCTGGTTTAGTTAATTTAGTTGAATTTGTCCCATTAACGAAGTATCTGTGCTTCCCTTTTGGTCAGAAAATCAGTCTCAATGAGGTAGATATTTGTGTCAGGAATGAATATTCAGAGGTAAATGGATgtcaaatataaatatttgaaatccATAGGTAGACTGTTCTGCCACTGTTTCATATTCTGGAATATATTTTCACTTCTACTTCTGAAGACTTGTGAGCTTAATGGTAAATACTATTTGGTAGCTATTGACTCAATGCAAAAGTGGTTTCCTGCTCACAAAGTTGTCTTCTTGCTGCAGATGGACTACACAAAATCCatgagaaggaaaataaaatataagaagGCCAAATGCTCCCATAATTACCTGAAGATAGTGGAATTGGTAGGGTATGATGGTCACACAAGTGATTTTGAACTTGTCAAGTACTTGGCAAAGACTGCTGTGAAACTGGAGAAAATTGTGATAAAAGGAGAAGAGGAGGGCCCATGGAGAAAAATGGCAAGAGATGTTGCTATGCACAGGCTTAAAGAAAAGGTTCCTTCAACTATAGAATTTGTATACCGGTAGGCAGTAGGAGTGCAGTGCTTAAATTATCTAGAGAATTTGTTGGTAATTGGTGGTTAAATTAACAAACATTTTAAGGTTTGTTTTATTGATTTTAGGAAATAAGTTAAGAATGAGGTTCAACGAATATGGAATGGACTGAGAGGTTGAGGACTTATTGATCAAATCCAAAATAAGTTTATTTCCCTTTCAATAAATGTTATCAAACCATCCCTAAAAACTACCAAGGCTAAGAGGACTTGCTTGTTTCTTTAACGGAAAAAGCTTGGATTCTTAAAACTGAGGAGGTGAACCTTGGAACACTTGATGGTGAACCTTTTGGGAAGGCCTGCAAgtaacaaaatcaaacaaaaataattgcacGAACACCAAATTTGTTCACCAAATAATGTGTTGGTTTGCGTGTCAATATCAAACTTGTTAGAAATTTTACCCATTTATGcatattaaattaaacttAGCACAACGTAGGacattaaaaatttcaagttaAGTTTCTAAGCAAGTTATGACCGTGATAAATGGTTATAGCTTCAAAACTCAGGTTGAGCCTTGTTGCTGAAGTTACAACTCTAGTACCAAACTTCGAACATGATTCCAATAATAAGACTGCTAAGTTAGGAGATGGTTAAAAATCCACCAGTTTAAGTAGAACCGAAAATTTGAAGTCCATGCATCCTTGCATTTCGTAAGCATGCAAGTGCAGGTACGGACTCAACATATGCACAAATCATAAGGCcaatttgtttcaaaaatgACCAATGCAAGTTGCATTTCCTGCTTGAGATACTACTCAAGAACCAACAGCCACACAACGAATCAGAACAGAAACACTAGATTGTTTCCTATTGTCTGAAAGCAACCATCTTGCAACGAAAGTCTGCtctcaaaatattcaaagCGATCAAGACTGGGGAAAGAAACTCTGCAAGTATTTCTTGCATACATTTTGCAAGCAGAAAAgggtgaagaagaaaagacaattgAGTTCATATTATACTCCTAAACTAAAAATCATTTTGTTCAATCCATGTGTTTCCTCTTGCCTATGCTATAccaaaaattatagaaaatagCTTTAAAAACTTCAATTCATCTTTTAGCATCTTCAGATGCTGGGTTCTTGCCCTCCTGATCCTGCAAGCGAGCATTAGGAACCGGGTGCTGACCTACTACCCACTCTTTGCTGAGGTCTGGCCCTGGTTCTGCAGAATCCTGTTTACTGGGGGGATCTTTCTCAACCGGCTTGCTAGATTCTGAACTACTACGGCTACTTGCTTCTGTTACAATATCTTTCTTCTCATTTCCTCCTTCATGCTCTTTTGTTTGGCCACTATTCATTTGCTTCTTTGATTCAACCACAATTTCCTTCAGAGTTTCTTCAAGTTTATCTAGTCTCACTCTTACCTCCAAAAGTTCCGGATTAGaggcttctttttcttcagcaGCCTTTagttctatttctttttcttttgctttcacttcttcttctttcttctttttctgctcCAGTTCCTGagatggtgattttggtgaggagaggaaagataaataaaaggaaaccCAGTGTGTGCATGTGTGTGCGTGTCTGCAAATAAACACCCAGATGGGTGAAtcagttaaaaaaattaattgcagCCTGTTTCTGAAAAGGTTGTTTAGAAACCTAGACAGATTCTTAAGGAGTATGCTTGGATTGTAAATGGTGTATCCAAACAATGGAAGAAGTATCATAGATTTAGAGCAAAGGGGGAGAAAACAGGAAAAAGATAGATGAT
Above is a genomic segment from Prunus dulcis chromosome 7, ALMONDv2, whole genome shotgun sequence containing:
- the LOC117633479 gene encoding uncharacterized protein LOC117633479, encoding MRYNMNSIALLLIRDTLVRLPKCFKPTILQPRRPFCSKAPNTNTNTNYNQSGGNAEETSLSRYQDSLKQLDKLDFMKAAKILFTSPPSKKKFGLDFHLVQLFFVCMPSLAVYLVAQYARYEIRRMEAELEQKKKKEEEVKAKEKEIELKAAEEKEASNPELLEVRVRLDKLEETLKEIVVESKKQMNSGQTKEHEGGNEKKDIVTEASSRSSSESSKPVEKDPPSKQDSAEPGPDLSKEWVVGQHPVPNARLQDQEGKNPASEDAKR